Proteins encoded in a region of the Solanum dulcamara chromosome 9, daSolDulc1.2, whole genome shotgun sequence genome:
- the LOC129903274 gene encoding MA3 DOMAIN-CONTAINING TRANSLATION REGULATORY FACTOR 2 yields the protein MDFTAGKLSNEHKEQLRSASESADPLTVSPLQISPKSPRSPKSPKSPKSPRSPGDRHSKHGSDRGSPLKNKKSSHSPRDGRPKKGGCGGKGTWGGLMDTDDIHAIDPNDPNYTSSEDTERTSTKDMVAAFEEYKKKSIILVEEYFQNDDMTSTANELRELGMSCYDFYFIKKLVSMAMDRHDKEKEMAAVLLSALYAEVIKPQQVYKGFSKLLESADDFIVDIPDAIDILALFIARAVVDDILPPAFLAKANSSLPKDSKGIEVIKRAEKSYLSAPLHAEIIECRWGGSKNKTVEDVKDKINNLLIEYVVSGEKNEACRCINDLNMRFFHHEIVKRAIIMAMEKQQAENRLLDLLKKTTEEGLINSSQLSKGFNRIIDNIDDLSLDIPNARVVFQSIISKGASEGWLCISSLKSLSTQLEKQEVDEKLVKEFKLKAQSMIKEYFLSGDIVEVSRILESENSSCLAELNAIFVKKLITLAMDRKNREKEMASVLLSSVCFPADDVVNGFVMLIEAADDTALDIPIVVEDLAMFLARAEVDEVLTPQHMEEIGNQFFEPDSIGNKVVLMAKSLLKGRLSGERILRCWGGGGSSTNGWAIEDVKDKIRKLLEEFESGGDAKEAYTCIKELGMPFFHHEVVKKSLVIIIEKKSERLWGFLKECFSMGLITMYQMTKGFARVAESLDDLALDVPDAEKQFKVYVERAEVEGWLDSTFSFNRLGHNSIENGFC from the exons ATGGATTTTACAGCAGGAAAGTTATCAAATGAGCATAAAGAACAACTCCGATCTGCTTCAGAAAGTGCAGATCCATTAACAGTATCTCCATTACAGATATCTCCAAAATCACCGCGCTCTCCGAAATCCCCAAAATCTCCCAAGTCTCCAAGGTCTCCCGGTGATCGCCACAGCAAGCATGGTTCAGATAGGGGAAGTccacttaaaaataaaaaaagttcaCATTCTCCACGAGATGGTCGTCCAAAGAAAG GAGGTTGTGGAGGAAAAGGCACTTGGGGCGGATTAATGGATACCGATGATATCCATGCTATTGACCCCAATGATCCAAACTACACCAGTAGTGAG GATACTGAGAGAACAAGTACTAAAGATATGGTTGCAGCATTTGAGGAATACAAAAAGAAGTCTATAATATTAGTAGAAGAATATTTCCAGAATGACGATATGACATCCACAGCTAATGAATTAAGAGAACTTGGGATGTCTTGTTATGACTTCTACTTTATTAAAAAGTTAGTATCAATGGCTATGGATAGACAtgacaaagaaaaagaaatggcAGCTGTTTTATTATCTGCTCTATATGCTGAAGTTATCAAACCCCAACAAGTCTACAAAGGTTTCAGTAAACTCTTGGAATCTGCTGATGATTTCATTGTTGATATACCAGATGCAATCGACATTCTCGCGTTATTCATTGCAAGAGCAGTAGTTGATGATATACTTCCTCCTGCATTTTTAGCAAAAGCAAATTCTTCTCTACCTAAAGATTCAAAGGGAATTGAGGTTATAAAAAGAGCTGAAAAAAGTTACCTATCAGCTCCTTTACATGCTGAAATCATCGAGTGTCGATGGGGTGGAAGTAAGAATAAAACAGTTGAAGATGTGAAGGACAAGATCAACAATTTGCTTATTGAGTATGTTGTAAGTGGAGAAAAGAATGAGGCTTGTAGATGCATTAACGATTTGAATATGCGTTTTTTCCATCATGAAATTGTTAAGAGGGCTATTATCATGGCAATGGAAAAGCAACAAGCCGAAAATCGCCTTTTGGACTTACTAAAGAAGACTACAGAAGAAGGGTTGATAAATTCAAGTCAATTATCAAAGGGGTTCAATAGGATTATTGACAATATCGATGACTTGTCACTTGACATACCAAATGCAAGGGTGGTTTTTCAGTCTATAATTTCTAAGGGAGCATCAGAGGGTTGGTTATGTATTTCATCTTTAAAGTCATTATCGACACAACTAGAAAAACAAGAAGTTGATGAGAAACTTGTGAAAGAATTCAAATTGAAAGCTCAATCCATGATCAAAGAGTACTTTTTGTCAGGTGATATTGTAGAAGTAAGTAGGATTTTAGAGTCAGAGAACAGTTCATGTTTGGCAGAACTAAACGCCATATTCGTTAAGAAGTTAATCACTTTAGCAATGGACAGGAAAAACAGAGAAAAAGAAATGGCTTCTGTTCTGTTATCATCTGTTTGCTTTCCAGCAGATGATGTGGTAAATGGCTTTGTAATGCTAATAGAAGCAGCAGATGATACAGCTTTAGACATTCCAATTGTCGTTGAGGACTTAGCGATGTTTTTGGCTAGAGCAGAAGTAGATGAAGTTTTAACTCCACAACACATGGAAGAGATTGGTAATCAATTTTTCGAACCGGATTCAATAGGTAACAAAGTTGTACTAATGGCAAAATCTTTGCTAAAAGGTAGATTATCTGGTGAGAGAATACTAAGGTGTTGGGGTGGTGGTGGAAGTAGTACAAATGGCTGGGCGATTGAAGATGTTAaggataaaataagaaaattattagAGGAATTTGAATCTGGAGGAGATGCAAAAGAagcatatacatgtataaaGGAACTAGGGATGCCATTTTTTCATCATGAAGTTGTGAAGAAATCATTGGTAATTATTATTGAGAAGAAAAGTGAGAGGTTATGGGGTTTTCTCAAAGAATGTTTTAGTATGGGACTTATAACAATGTATCAAATGACAAAAGGTTTTGCTAGAGTTGCAGAATCACTTGATGATTTGGCTTTAGATGTACCAGATGCTGAAAaacaatttaaagtttatgttGAAAGAGCTGAGGTTGAAGGATGGTTAGATTCCACTTTTAGTTTCAACAGACTTGGACATAATTCCATTGAAAATGGATTTTGTTGA